From one Caldithrix abyssi DSM 13497 genomic stretch:
- a CDS encoding phosphotransferase enzyme family protein: protein MNAILRNFKISGEPQEYQPFGDGHINDTFLITLKNSPTRYILQRINHAIFLDVPGLMRNIQRVTDHIKQKLLRAGVEQIERRVLQFIPTDSGQLFYQDTSGNYWRLCLYIPGSRSYNIIPDAQLAYKGGRAFGEFLYLLQDLPANELNVTIPNFHNLPFRLEQLKEALHKNRAGRKTSAVQEIEAVIDRTQKMNEIFSMSEQQTPLRVTHNDTKFNNVLFDKDNNPLCVIDLDTVMPGRVFSDFGDAIRTGANTGAEDDPQLERVSMNKAFYEAYTRGFLEKTRSILSDHEIESLAHGALILTFMQAVRFLTDYLNGDTYYKIEHPLHNLQRTRAQLKLLKSMEESFEWMQQIVKKYAAQLSA, encoded by the coding sequence ATGAATGCCATACTTAGAAATTTTAAAATCTCAGGTGAACCGCAAGAATACCAGCCTTTCGGAGACGGACATATTAACGACACCTTTTTAATCACACTGAAAAATAGTCCCACGCGTTATATTTTACAAAGAATCAACCATGCAATTTTTTTAGATGTACCGGGATTAATGCGCAATATTCAGCGAGTGACCGACCATATAAAACAAAAATTGCTCAGGGCCGGCGTTGAGCAGATAGAAAGAAGAGTCCTACAATTTATACCGACAGATTCCGGACAATTATTTTACCAGGATACTTCAGGAAATTACTGGCGCCTGTGTCTTTACATTCCGGGTAGTCGATCATACAATATAATACCTGACGCACAACTGGCTTACAAAGGCGGCCGGGCGTTCGGCGAGTTTTTGTATTTGTTACAAGACCTTCCGGCAAACGAACTGAATGTAACCATCCCCAATTTTCATAATTTGCCGTTTCGCTTAGAACAATTAAAAGAGGCCCTGCATAAAAATCGGGCAGGAAGAAAGACTTCCGCCGTCCAGGAAATAGAGGCCGTGATAGATAGAACCCAAAAAATGAATGAAATTTTTTCCATGAGCGAGCAGCAAACACCGTTGCGTGTTACGCATAACGACACCAAGTTCAATAACGTGTTATTCGATAAAGATAATAATCCACTTTGTGTAATAGACCTGGACACGGTAATGCCAGGCCGCGTCTTTTCCGATTTTGGAGATGCCATACGAACGGGCGCCAACACCGGCGCTGAAGATGACCCGCAACTGGAGCGCGTATCCATGAATAAAGCGTTTTATGAAGCCTATACGCGCGGTTTTCTGGAAAAGACCAGATCAATTTTGTCGGATCATGAGATCGAATCCCTGGCCCATGGAGCGTTGATTTTAACCTTTATGCAGGCTGTTCGTTTTTTAACCGACTATTTGAACGGCGATACCTATTACAAAATTGAGCATCCATTACACAACTTACAACGCACGCGCGCCCAGTTAAAGTTATTGAAGAGTATGGAAGAATCTTTCGAATGGATGCAGCAAATCGTTAAAAAATATGCCGCTCAATTAAGCGCTTAA
- a CDS encoding carboxypeptidase regulatory-like domain-containing protein produces the protein MRLFKGVLICMIIFGFQSFSIAGSYQPQSKFIKNNVKEYSTLKTSSGRIDEKTGIYRYHYNLNVSGYSGTAEQIVRSYLKDNFKKYGIDPQTSTLRTLRVRETPGGFHVFFEQTINNIPVYDGRMVVTLNPQKAVTFVASHYRPTVQALNIEAQISMEEALSIARDYLQVTGKPLGEHKAHLVWFESKDRGTELCWRVSMPTEQPLGDWEVLVNAVDGRITNVKDLRMFNNGRGLVFDPDPLTTAGVEYGGDFVDNNDADSDSLNNQRIEVILRDITYENGLYKLKGPYAVLVDLESPADNFPELADSSAFRYTRYQQEFEHVMAYYHVDLSTRYLILELGYDEPAQREFQVDPHGLNGDDNSHYMSSSNYIAFGEGGVDDAEDADVLWHEHAHSFQTNLTGGMSYSGETMSLQEGSSDYWAASYSRMVNDYNWGYVFSWDGHNEFWAGRRCDLDWVYPDDYVSGHDGGQIWSSALMDIWADLGRYITDRLFIETHYIWGYSPGLQDAAQAYIQADRNLYNGEHLSVIVEHFAAHGLVNKQDYIADIQHTPLEDTEDYTNDYPVVATITPGPSPLDTTRLWVIWGVNTNAPADTLNMHATGNPDEYRADIPASGNNIDISYYIAVVDQNSQVTYDPANQPDSLYSFHVGPDTLNPTISHTPLDDQTLDNWPATVTATITDNFGVDTVICFYSINNDSLNKSFPMLSNGTDVYSGAFPENVQLYDSVFYRIHAVDISNNQNQSDDPVAGYHAFKIIQNKGKILIIDDETINKTGTGASYTNLSKTAYDKSANTIASYLSDMGYETLTVTVAAALDSDFTKYDLIISSSGANQSPVADANYRTKLENWVSDPAHKLLIEGGEVGYDALKSPGYSSFASNVLHVNNWWVNDGGSLNLNSSYQTHPLATTPNTLPSTINITYGAVGDQDTQSPLSPAYVVYGTNLLSSAMGILVYDPDSDSTSAQTVYYGFNFDALSDQSIARQLLENTVTYLLADRPRGVIDGFVDMTDKQDDSGVTVYLSGSATDSTVTNSTGYYAFTGLSDGTYTVKPYADGYTSSPDSVSNISVNQDTVSNVNFTLTPVVSDIFSKNGLPTTYAVAQNYPNPFNPTTTIRYQIPKSSDVKLVIYNTSGKKIRTLVNAVQSPGYYSITWAGRNNLGQKVASGIYIYYFKAGNFQSVKKMILLK, from the coding sequence ATGCGTTTATTTAAAGGTGTTTTAATTTGCATGATAATTTTCGGCTTTCAATCATTTAGCATCGCCGGAAGCTACCAGCCTCAATCGAAGTTCATTAAGAATAATGTAAAAGAATATTCCACGCTTAAAACATCCAGTGGACGGATTGATGAAAAGACCGGTATTTATCGTTATCATTACAATTTAAATGTAAGCGGATATTCCGGAACGGCAGAACAAATTGTCCGCTCCTATTTAAAAGATAATTTTAAAAAATATGGAATTGATCCCCAAACCAGTACATTAAGAACGCTACGTGTGCGGGAAACGCCGGGCGGTTTTCACGTATTCTTTGAGCAAACAATCAATAATATCCCGGTTTACGATGGCCGTATGGTGGTGACGCTCAATCCGCAAAAGGCAGTAACTTTTGTGGCCAGCCATTATCGTCCCACCGTCCAAGCGTTAAACATAGAAGCGCAGATTAGTATGGAAGAAGCGCTGAGTATTGCCCGGGATTACCTGCAGGTTACAGGCAAGCCCCTTGGCGAACACAAGGCCCATCTGGTTTGGTTCGAGAGTAAAGACCGTGGTACAGAATTGTGCTGGCGTGTATCCATGCCCACCGAACAGCCGCTGGGCGACTGGGAGGTGCTGGTTAACGCTGTGGACGGACGCATTACGAATGTCAAAGATTTACGGATGTTTAACAATGGCCGTGGTCTGGTTTTTGATCCCGATCCTTTAACCACAGCCGGCGTGGAGTACGGCGGCGACTTTGTCGATAACAATGATGCAGATTCCGATTCATTAAACAATCAACGGATAGAGGTAATTTTACGCGACATCACCTATGAAAACGGGTTGTACAAGCTAAAAGGTCCTTATGCCGTGCTGGTTGATCTGGAAAGCCCGGCCGATAATTTTCCTGAGCTGGCCGATTCTTCCGCTTTCCGATATACGCGCTATCAGCAGGAGTTTGAGCATGTAATGGCCTATTATCATGTGGATCTTTCCACACGGTACTTAATTTTGGAGCTGGGATATGATGAACCTGCTCAACGCGAATTTCAGGTTGACCCGCACGGATTAAACGGTGATGATAACTCGCATTATATGAGTTCATCCAATTATATTGCCTTTGGAGAAGGCGGCGTGGACGACGCCGAAGATGCCGATGTCCTCTGGCATGAACATGCTCATTCTTTTCAAACAAATTTAACCGGTGGTATGTCGTATTCCGGAGAAACCATGTCCCTGCAAGAAGGCAGTTCCGATTACTGGGCTGCCTCGTATTCCCGCATGGTCAATGACTATAACTGGGGATATGTTTTTAGCTGGGACGGACACAATGAGTTCTGGGCCGGTCGTCGCTGTGATCTGGACTGGGTATATCCGGATGATTACGTGAGCGGCCACGACGGCGGACAGATCTGGTCTTCCGCTTTGATGGACATCTGGGCCGACCTTGGCCGTTATATTACCGATCGTTTATTTATCGAAACCCATTACATCTGGGGCTATTCGCCTGGATTGCAGGACGCGGCTCAGGCGTACATCCAGGCCGATCGCAATTTGTACAACGGCGAACATCTTTCGGTTATTGTCGAACACTTTGCCGCCCATGGTCTGGTTAATAAGCAAGATTATATTGCCGATATTCAACACACACCGTTGGAGGATACGGAAGATTACACGAACGATTACCCGGTGGTCGCCACCATTACTCCGGGGCCTTCTCCTCTGGACACCACCAGGCTGTGGGTCATCTGGGGTGTTAATACCAACGCCCCGGCCGATACTCTGAACATGCATGCCACCGGCAATCCCGATGAATACAGGGCTGATATTCCCGCTTCTGGCAATAATATTGATATATCCTACTACATTGCGGTAGTCGATCAAAATAGTCAGGTGACTTATGATCCTGCCAACCAGCCGGATAGCCTCTATTCCTTTCATGTCGGTCCCGATACCTTAAATCCTACGATCAGTCATACTCCGCTGGATGATCAAACGCTCGATAACTGGCCGGCCACGGTCACTGCAACAATAACCGATAACTTTGGGGTGGATACGGTTATTTGTTTTTATTCGATTAATAATGATTCCCTGAACAAAAGTTTTCCCATGTTAAGTAATGGTACAGATGTCTATTCCGGTGCCTTCCCTGAAAATGTGCAACTGTATGATTCCGTTTTTTACAGGATTCACGCTGTGGATATTTCGAATAACCAAAACCAGAGCGACGATCCTGTTGCCGGTTACCATGCTTTTAAAATTATTCAGAACAAAGGGAAAATTTTAATTATTGACGACGAAACTATAAACAAAACCGGTACCGGCGCAAGCTATACCAATCTGTCAAAGACTGCGTACGATAAGTCAGCGAATACCATCGCTTCTTATTTGTCGGATATGGGGTACGAGACTTTGACCGTAACGGTGGCCGCAGCGCTGGATAGCGATTTTACAAAATACGACTTGATTATCTCCTCCAGCGGCGCCAATCAATCACCGGTAGCAGATGCAAATTATCGTACAAAGCTGGAAAACTGGGTGAGCGATCCGGCGCATAAGCTGCTCATTGAAGGGGGAGAAGTGGGTTACGATGCTTTAAAAAGTCCCGGATACAGTTCTTTTGCCAGCAATGTTTTACATGTGAACAACTGGTGGGTCAACGACGGCGGAAGCCTCAATTTAAATAGCAGTTATCAAACCCATCCGCTGGCTACTACGCCCAATACTCTGCCCAGTACCATTAATATTACTTATGGGGCTGTCGGCGATCAGGACACCCAAAGCCCGCTCTCACCGGCCTATGTGGTTTACGGAACCAATTTATTATCGTCTGCTATGGGTATCCTGGTTTACGATCCAGACAGTGATAGCACTTCGGCCCAAACGGTTTACTACGGATTTAATTTTGACGCCCTGAGCGATCAGTCTATTGCCCGGCAATTACTTGAGAATACGGTCACCTATCTCCTGGCCGATCGTCCTCGCGGCGTTATTGATGGCTTTGTGGATATGACGGATAAACAAGACGACAGCGGGGTTACGGTGTATTTAAGCGGTAGCGCAACGGATTCTACCGTTACCAATTCCACCGGTTACTACGCTTTTACCGGTTTGAGCGACGGAACTTACACGGTTAAACCCTACGCGGATGGTTACACTTCTTCGCCCGATTCGGTGAGCAATATTTCGGTAAATCAGGATACCGTTTCTAATGTCAATTTTACACTAACGCCGGTTGTCTCAGACATATTCTCCAAAAACGGTTTGCCCACCACCTATGCCGTGGCGCAGAACTATCCCAATCCGTTTAACCCGACAACAACGATTCGATATCAAATTCCGAAGAGTTCGGATGTGAAATTGGTCATTTACAATACCAGCGGCAAAAAAATTCGCACATTGGTTAATGCGGTACAAAGTCCTGGTTATTATTCGATTACCTGGGCGGGTAGAAATAATCTCGGGCAAAAGGTGGCTTCCGGAATTTATATTTACTACTTTAAAGCCGGGAATTTTCAGTCGGTGAAGAAAATGATTTTATTGAAATAG